From Musa acuminata AAA Group cultivar baxijiao chromosome BXJ3-8, Cavendish_Baxijiao_AAA, whole genome shotgun sequence, one genomic window encodes:
- the LOC135644922 gene encoding dihydrodipicolinate reductase-like protein CRR1, chloroplastic produces the protein MGRKHSDHPTRYCSAAAKMTALKHPVYPRSCNKTSRIINAAATFCCSMQPSTNNIKVVINGATKEIGKAAIVAVTKARGMEIAGAVDTNLVGHDAGKLCGMEEPLEIPILNDLTMISGSIAQTKANGVVVDFTHPGSVYDNVKQAAAFGLRSVVYVPNIDLETVTALSVFCDKASMGCLVAPTLSIGSLLLQQAALQASFHYNNVEIVESRPDPSDLPSTEAVQIANNLTDLGQRYNREDISTDNPARGQVLGEDGVRVHSMVLPGLTSTTTVHFSGPGEVYSVRHDITNVQCLMPGLILAIRKVVRLKNLIYGLEKFL, from the exons ATGGGAAGAAAGCATAGCGACCATCCCACCCGCTATTGTTCAGCTGCAGCGAAGATGACCGCCTTGAAGCATCCGGTCTATCCAAGAAGCTGTAACAAGACCTCAAGAATCATTAATGCGGCCGCCACCTTCTGTTGCTCGATGCAGCCCTCCACCAACAACATAAAG GTGGTGATCAATGGTGCGACAAAGGAGATTGGGAAAGCTGCCATCGTCGCCGTGACGAAAGCCAGAGGAATGGAGATTGCCGGTGCCGTGGATACCAATTTAGTAGGACACGATGCAGGAaag TTATGTGGCATGGAAGAGCCTTTGGAGATTCCAATTCTTAATGATCTGACCATGATTTCAGGGTCCATAGCCCAG ACCAAGGCAAATGGAGTCGTTGTCGATTTCACACACCCTGGAAGCGTCTACGACAATGTCAAACAG GCAGCAGCCTTCGGCTTGAGGAGCGTTGTATACGTCCCAAATATAGACTTAGAAACGGTAACTGCACTCTCTGTATTCTGCGACAAGGCTAGCATG GGTTGTCTTGTTGCTCCAACACTGTCTATCGGCTCTCTTCTCCTCCAGCAAGCAGCACTCCAAGCTTCCTTCCACTACAACAATGTAGAGATTGTTGAATCGAGACCTGATCCATCC GATCTACCATCAACAGAAGCAGTCCAAATTGCTAATAATCTCACAGATCTTGGCCAAAGATACAATCGGGAAGACATCTCAACAGACAATCCA GCAAGGGGTCAGGTTCTGGGTGAAGATGGAGTGCGTGTCCACAGCATGGTTTTACCGGGTCTAACTTCTACCACAACAGTACACTTCTCGGGTCCTGGGGAG GTTTACTCTGTGAGACATGATATCACAAATGTTCAGTGTCTTATGCCAGGCCTCATCTTGGCCATTAGAAAGGTGGTTCGCTTGAAG AACTTGATCTATGGCCTGGAGAAGTTCTTGTAG